Below is a genomic region from Anaerolineae bacterium.
ACAGAGGCGAGCTGCGCCCCCACCGAGAACCCGATGAGAGAGGGAAGTGAGACATCATAAAGGACACCCATCAGCGCGCTGCCCCCGAACCAGAACAGCCCATAGCCGGTATTGAAGACGCCATACGCTGCGCCGCGCCGATCTGGAGGAACCATCTCAGCGATAGCCGCTCGCATGATGGACTCTTGCGCGCCCATGCCGATCCCCCAGACCACCATACCTATCAGCGCAAAGTAGAAGCTTCCCAAGAAAACTAGCGGAGCGAACAGCGAGGAGAGAAGTGCGGCAACGGCGAGGATGAAGACGCCCGCTCGATCAAAGAGACGCCCGAAGAGAAGCGCAGCCAGGGCGTCTACACCCATCGCCACCGCGTAGAAGATCGGGATCCAGGGTTTGGAGACCACGATGGCCTTCTCAAAATGATAGGCGATGAGCGGGAAGTCGGCATAGCCCGCAGCGATCAACGCCACAGCAGCCAGGTATAGCCAAAACCTAGGCGTAAAACCCCTCGTCTCTAGCGCGGGGGTGCCAACTTCCAATTCGCGAGGGCGAGGGTATAGCCAGCGCGCTAACAGGAGCACACTGATGGCCAGAAGGGCAGGCACAAGCAGAGCAGCAAAACCAAGCTGATAGCCCCCTTTGAGGTAGAGGACAGCCGCGACGAGAAGCGGACCTAGCATGGCGCCGAGCTGGTCTAAAGCCTCATGTAAGCCAAAGCCCCACCCTCTCCCGATCTCTTTAGTGGCATGCGAAAGCATGGCATCACGGGCGGGCGTACGAATCGCCTTTCCCATTCGCTCTGCGATCATCAGGGCAGCGGCGAGTTCCCATCGTCCTGCCAGGGCGAGCAATGGGACGGCCATCAAGTTCAGGGCATAACCACCTAGCGTAATGGCCCAATATCTTCCAGTTCGATCGCTGATATAGCCTGAGACAAGGCGCAGACCATATCCGATCAACTCGCCCAGTCCGGCCACGATCCCCACCGCGGTGGCGCTGGCGCCGAGCGCGGCGAGAAAGGGGCCGGTGATGCTGCGGGCCCCTTCATACGTCATATCGGCGAAGAGGCTTACTATCCCGAGCAGGAGAACGAACTTGAGGGCAATTCTGCTGGCCTCAAGCTGGTGCTTCATTTGCAAGCTATCCAACGCAGGCTGGGCCATCAAGATCTCCTTTCATTCCCCTCGCGTTAGGTCAGTTAATCCTGGAGGGTTCCTATCTGCAGCGTCTGTGACCTCGGCGGGTCCAAAGGAAGCGCTGTAAAGCGTTTTGACAGAAGCGATGATCCATTCCATCCCCTCGTTCACAATCCCTAAACATCGGCTTGCCATCTGCAGTGCCGGCGCGAACACACGCAGCGGCCTTAGATGCGCATATGCTATGGCCAGCCCGAGTGTGCTAGCCGAAACGACAAACTTGGCGAGGTCGCTGAGGTGTACGTAGGTAAACTCCTCCAATAGCAACTCTATGCTGATGTTCAGTACTAATACATAAGCAGTCCGCTCGAGGATCGGCTCGCGCTGGACCAGATACGCAAAGACGCCTGCCGCAAAGCGCATCATGAGGATGCCCAGGGCCACCCCCATCACCACCACCAATAGCCGATCCGACAAGGCCACCACGGCCACCACGTTGTCCAGGCTGAAAGTTAGATCGGTCAGCTCGATGGCCAACACGGTCTGCCAGAATCGGCTAACGCCGGCTGTGGTCAAGGAAGGCTCAGCCGGCCCATCTGGCCGGCTCAGGTTTGCAGCGGCCAATTTCAGCAGATACAGCGCGCCCAACAGCTTCAACCAGGGGTGGCGTATAACCCAAGTGGCCAAGATCAGCATGAGGCCTCGGCCCAAGTAAGCTCCGAACAACCCTACTCGCAAGGCGGCCGTCTGTTGCGGCCCCAGTAGCTGATCCAGTGCGTGGCCGAAAGCGGACCACCACCGAGGCCACGGCACCGGGAGATTGTCCGGCAGCGAGGCAGCCATGGCGCCTAGGACGGCGGCGTTGTCCAGCGAGAGGACGCCTTCCAAGAAGACCAACTGAACGACGACCAGAATCGTTGTCATTTCAGCATCCTTCCCAGCTGCCCTCCGGCGAAAAAGGCCACTACGCAGATCCAGGAGGAGCGCTCCTCCGGAGATCTCAGCTCCTCAAAGAGGGCAGCCCGGCTGTTTGAAAGCCAGTTTTAGATCTAGCGTGATCAAGTCTACTCCCACTTGGTTCATCCCTCTGCTTCTCCCTGAGTAAGAGCCTGGCCGAACATCTCACTGGGTAGACAAAGGCAACGCCTTCGCCTACCCATAAACACCTCTAGGCCTCATGACCATCCCGAGCGGCCAAGGCTGCCCGCAGCTCCTCCCATGATTGGCGAGCGCGTTCGGCATGTTCCACCGTCGGCACATCCGGGTTGTAACGAGCCTGAACATACTCGTCTGTGACGGTGTCTAAAGCGCCCGGAGCGTTCGGAAACAGCCCCACCAGCGTATCCCGATACTCGATAGGGGTTTGCCCTCGCGCCCGGGGCACTCCCCGTTCTCCGGCCATGGCCAGCAATGCCTGGTAGATCGCCCGAATGGCACGCCGGGTGTCAGGCTCGCCTTCCAGCGAGAGGAACGGATTTAGAACCCTCGCGGGTGCCCGCCGCCAACGCTCCAGCCAGTGACGCCACAACCGGGACAACTGAGCCGCCAACAGATCGCGCGACAGGATGAGCTCTCGCGTCTCATCGACCTCGTCCTGCATTTGCGCCCAAAACCGCTGCAGGGCTAGGACAAAGGCCATCGCGATCGCCAGGATCAATGCTGTTAATCCGATCCAACGAAATGCCTCGGTCAGGGCCGGCGAAACTCCTATCGGCTGCCCTCGCGCCATCTCCTCGAACTGGCGTTGGAAATCCGGGACTTGGAGAGGCTCGCGTGGGGAGGACGTTCCGAACTGCGAGCGCAGCCAATGAATCAAGGGCTCCAGGATCAGGAAGACTAGATAGGCGACCACGTAGAGCAGGTAATAGAGCAACTGCCCCAAGACGTTCAAAAGCACAGAGGCGCCACTGAGCGCCCGCGCGACCGTCTCCGGCGCAATCAAAACGCTCAGGATGAGCCCAAGCGCTAGCAGCCCGGCGATGACTGAAGCAACGCTGGCCAGCCAATAGCGGTTGAGCTTCAGCTCGGCTTCAGCCTGGCGTCGTCCCGACGCGCGCGCGGCCTCCAAGCTGGAAAAAGCCAGGGCTGCCATGCCCGTGGCGAAGAAGATGAGCACCGTGCGGCCTGTGCCGGCCGGGAGATCCCCACCTGCGGCATTTGTCGCAATCACGGCCAAGGTCAACGCGACAAACCCGGCGACAAAGGTCCCCCAAACGTCCTCATGAGTCAGCGGGCACTGCCCGCCCTGCACCCCTCGTAGCCAAAGGTACGCGCCGGCTAGCAACGTGACGATCGGCGCCGGCACTTCCTCGCCCCAATGTGTCAGGCGCAAGCCCAGCGCGCTTACCCAGCGCACATCCCATAGGCGATATTGTTGCCCGTAGAACTGCCACCACAGTACCAGGGCGAGGGCCAGCAGGCCGCTTCCAGCGACCATCAGGCGCTGACGGCACAAGCCTGAAGGGATTTGAACGCCCCCCGCCCGACGCGTGACAGCCAACGCGCTCAGAAACAGCCCGATCAGCAGTGGCATCGACAGCAACGCCCCCGAATACGAGGGCGTAAACCAGCGACGGAAGAGCTCCAGCCACAGCCAGAGCCAACACGCCCGTAACACGGCCACCGCCAGCGGCAACATGACCCCTTTAAGCCAATTCCAGCGATCCCAGCTCACGCCACGTCTCCTGTCCGCCCACATGGTAGTAACGAACTCCCGGCAACGGCCTGTCCAAACGAGCCTTCCCCAGCGCCACCAATGCCGCGCCGAGCTCGCGGCGTTGCAGGTCCATCAGCACCTCACACAGGCGATCATTGATGACCGGGGTGACCACCACGATGGTAGTACCATAGCGCAGCCCCCGGGATTCCAGGAGCGTCACCGCCTCAATCGGCCAGCGCCCATATCCGACCACTTTCGCCAATGCCTCCAGGATCCAAAAGAGCTGATCCGGATGGCTCCCGGGCCGGATGCGGATCCGTTCACCTCCCGGCTGAGCCACTGAGTTCACGTACAACCCTACCGGATGGCCCTCTTCCCAGGCCCAGCGGGCGATGGAGGCAGCAGTCATGATGGCGAACTCCTGCAGCTCCGGATCTATGCCTTCGTAGACGCGATCAAAGGTGTTGACGTTGAGGAAAATCGCCAGAGGGCGGCTCGCAGATGGCTCAAACACCTTGGTCTGTAGCGCCTGTCGTCGGGCTGTGGCTTTCCAATGGATGTAGCGAAAGCTATCGCCGGGCACGTATTCCCGCGCGCCCATCAGGCGAATGGGGTCTTCGATCTCCCGACGCGGCGTCTTGAAATCGCCGAACGGGTGACGGGCCGGCAGCCCGAGCGCGGTGAGGGGGACGATTCTGGGGTAGACGAAGACGAATTGCTTATCCGGTAGTTTCTCGCGCTGGACAGCGAACCCGAAGATATCCCCTGAGGAGATCTCCACCGGCCCGAATTGCCAGGCGCCTCGGCGCGTGCCGCGCAGCCGATAATGGCGCGTGACCTTTTCGTACCAGCGGAGCGAGAGGAGGTTGACCAGCACCCGGCGGCGCGGGAGGTGACTATAGTGCACGCGGCCAGGCGCGATCTCCAGATCTGCTGGAAATTCGTCTTCGGCGCGCAGCCAGGCCAGCGGCAGCGGCTTGGCGTTGACGATCTCCACATACAGATCCGTCTCCTCGCCGAAAAACAGGCGCGTCGAGCCGAAACGCCGCCGGTAGCTGACGCCGGCCAGACAGTACCGCGTCCATAAAAGCGAAGCCAAGCCCACCAGTGCCATGAGCAGGCTCATCAAAAACAAGAGATCGTGGCGCAGAAGAACGCTCACCAGCGCCACCAGGGCGATGACTCCCCACCATGTTTTGCTCATGAGCCAAGCGCTCCTTCCTCCCACACCTCTTCCACGGGCACGGCCACCCGTTCAAGGAGCTCCTTTAGCACTTCCACAGCCGAACGGCCGCGCAGACGCGCCTCCGAGCTCAAGATCAGGCGATGTGCCAGCACTGGGATCGCCAGATGTTTGACATCATCAGGGATCACGTAGCTGCGCCCACGGAGGGCCGCTAACGCTTGACTGGTGCGATGCAATGCCAGGCTGCCGCGCGGGCTCACCCCCAGCGCGATGGCTGGATCCGAGCGTGAGGCGCGTACCATGTCAAGTATGTAGTCCTCCAGCGCCGGATGGACATACACCTGTCGGCAGATGGCGCTTGCCTGTCGGATCTCCTCGGCGGTGACCACTGGCTCGATCCGCGAGAGGGGATCGTCCGCCCGAAAGCGGCGCAAGATCGTTCGTTCCTCTTCTCGATCAGGGTACCCGATCGCCACGCGCATCAGAAAGCGGTCCACTTGCGCTTCGGGCAGCGGAAAGGTACCCTCTAGCTCCACCGGATTCTGGGTGGCCAGCACGAGGAAGGGGCGCGGCAATGGGCGCGTCACGCCATCCACCGTCACCTGACGCTCTTCCATCGCCTCCAGCAACGCTGATTGCGTGCGCGGGCCGGCCCGATTGATCTCATCAGCCAGCACGATCTGCGCCATTACCGGCCCCGGCCGATACTCAAACTCGCCCGTCTTCTGGTTGAAGACGCTCACCCCGGTGATATCGGATGGAAGCAGGTCAGGGGTGAACTGGATGCGCTGGAAGGTGCATCCCAACGAGCGCGCTAGCGTCTTCGCCAGCGTGGTCTTGCCGATGCCGGGGACGTCCTCCAAGAGCACATGCCCTTCGCAGAGAAGCGCCACCAATAGCAGCTCGACCACTTCGTCTTTGCCTACGATCACCTGGGCCACGTTCTCGCGCACAGCCCGAGCAATCCGTTGAACTTTGGCTGTATTGGTCAAGATCTCACTCCTTTCGTTACCGATCGCCGGAGAGGCTGGCCAGCGCCCGCAGCCAGCTATCTCCTTCAGGGCCGAAGCCCTCATGGCGAAAACGATAGTCGTTCTTGCGGATGAACTCGTTCAATTCCGCTAGCAGCCGCTGCCAGATGGCGCGCTGCGCGGCGAGCAGCGATCGCCGTTGCTCATCATCCCCCGCCTGGGCCAGCGCCTGGCGCAAATGAGGTAGGCAAAGCCCGGCGCTAGAGGCAAACGCCGGCTCCAAACGGGCATCGCCCAAACGGCGCAGCAACTCGCGCAGGTAAATGCGTTCCATCTCCTCCTGGTGAACGCAGACAGGGCATGGACCCTGCGGCGCTAGCCGGCCGGCCACTTCAGCCCCCTCTGACGGCGAGAGGGGCCACAGACGACGCCTTTCATCGCTCGTCTCTCGCCCTAGTTCCTGCAACACCGTATCCAGCACGTCCCGATAGATCAGCGCGATTCCCAGGTTGCCCCCTCGGATGGCCGCCATCATCCAGGCGTGGCGATGACAGAGGCCGCGTGCCGTGCGGATGCGCTCGCGCACGCCGGGGTCGTTCACGCTTTCGTATAACAGCCGATCGAGGTGTTGCGCGGCGACCTGCTGACCAAGCCGGCAGATGGGGCATCCTGCCTGGCTTAGGGCCTCCAGCAAATCGTGATAAGCACGGGAGTGAGGCGAAGGCAAGCTCGCCATAGCCCTTCCTTGTGGAGACGGTTCAGGATACCAACAAAAAAGCCTCTACCACCTCACCGAGTACGGGGTAGAGGCTATCAGTCGCAAAGCGACGGTTACACGCGAGCCTCATCGCGTTAAATGGATCAAACCTCATTGTATTTCAGATAAGCGCAGATGTCAAACCAGCCGCAATGGGGCTGGACTTTTCATAGACGGACGTGGACGATTGAGAAATCAGGCGAGGTAACGTATAATGCCGGTGGTGTGAAAAGCGATCACCCGACGAGAAGCGAGCACCCCGTTGGCTAGACACTTGCGAACTCGGTACGGCACTCATCTCCTGGATGCCTTGTTGCTGGCGGCCCTTTGTTTGCTCTTCTTTTGGCGGGACTTGACGCCGATTTGGGCAGACCGCCGCAGCTTCGCGGCGGGCGATTTCACCGATCACTTTTATGCGTTTGCTCGCTACGAGGCCAGCCGCCTTCACGCGGGGCATTTGCCCTTATGGAATCCCTACACCTATGCCGGCCATCCCTTCCTGGCCGATATCCAATCGGCGGTGTTTTACCCGGTCCGCCTGTTGACTATACTGCTCACTTGGTTGGCGGGGCGTAGTTTCTCTCTGCACGCGCTGGAGCTGGAGGCGTTGGCCCATTTCCCACTCGTCGCTATCTCCACCTATTGGCTGGCCCGTCGTTGGACTGATAGCCGTGTGGGCGGGTTAGTAACGGCGATCACCTTCACCTTCAGCGGCTATCTGACCAGCTATCCACCGCTCCAACTGGCCATCCTCGAGACGCAGGCCTGGATGCCATTGATCCTTCTCTGCCTGGACCTGGCCGGCATCCGGTTGGCGGCCGGAGACAGACGAGCTGCCGCGCGCTGGAGCGTCGCTGCGGGCTTGCTGTGGGGCATTTCCATCTTGGCCGGACATCCCCAGGCTGCCTTGCTCGTGGGCTATGGCAGCCTTGCCTTTGCCCTCTTTCGCCTGCTTCCTCCCGCTCCGATCTCCAACCTAGGATTCGTCGCCCTGTTCGGCCTGGTGGGGCTGGGCACAGCGATGGTGCAATTGCTGCCATCATGGGAGTTTATGCGCCTGTCCACCAGAGCCAGCATCAGCTTTGCCGAGGCGGGCAGCGGCTTCACCCCTTACGACTTGCTACAGTTGATCCTTCCAGCAGTCGCGGTCCCCTTTCCCGCCCTCTATGTCGGCGTATTGCCACTTGGATTGGCTGTCGTGGCTTTCGTTCGCAGCATAGAGCGCCCGCCGCACACAGGGCGAGAAACGCCTGATGCAGCCTTTCTACCCCCCTTGTATTCGACCTCGTACCTCTACTTTTGGGGGGGCATTGGGCTATTGGCGCTTTTGCTGTCCTTCGGTAAGCTTCTGCCTGTCTATCAGGTCTTCTACCTCTTGGCCCCTGGCTGGCGTTGGTTCCGCCACCAGGAGCGGGCAGTCGTTTGGACGGTATGGGCCATTGCATTGCTGGCCGGATATGGCGCAGCCTGGCTAACCGCCTTGCGGTCCTCGACGGAAACGGATGAGAGTAGATTGATGGATCGCCGGCTCTGGCGCGGGCTGATTCGGGGATATGCTTGGGCGGCATTGGGAGCGCTGGCCCTGGCGTTGCTGTTCTTCGCCGGATATCAGGCGGGAAGGGAGGCATTGTGGGGGTTTACGGCGGCCACGCTGTTCCTGGCATCCCTGTTGGGGCTCTCGGCGATGGCCGCGCGCTATCGCCATCCGGCGCTGCTGTGCGGGGTGTTGGTGCTTGACCTGTTTACGCTCAACGTGGGCCATCACAGTGGCGCGGCCATCGCCGATCCTTTCCCGCCGAACCCCGTGCTGACAGTCCCTCTGGCCGATGCTGAGCCGTTCCGAATCGTCAACGAAGGCCAACTGCCGGAAAATTACGGTATGGTGTATGGCCTGGAGGATCTCGGCGGCGAAAGCCCGCTGCGATTGGCGCGCTACCAGACGTTCCTCGACCACGTCCCACGAGCTAGGGCATGGAGGCTGCTGAACGTCCGGTATGTGCTGACCGATCGCGAGGAATTGGATATGCCGGCTGAACGTGTTGCCATTGGAGAGGGTCAGAACGGCAGGCCTGTCTACTTGTATCGCCTGACGGATAGCGGCGCGCGAGCCTGGCTGGCCGGTGAGGTAGTGATCGAGCCAGACGAGGATCGCCTATGGCAGCGATTGGCGTCTGATGATTTCGACCCGGCGCGGCAGGTGTTGCTGCCCTCCCTGCCGGAAGGCTTTCATGCGGAGAGCAAAGCCGGGTGCGATGGGCGCATTGTCTGGCAAGAGCGGCGGCCTGAGTTCCTGATGCTAGAGGTGAGCACCGCGCGCCCCTGTGTATTGGTGCTCAGCGAGCTAGACTACCCAGGCTGGCAGGCGCTAGTGAACGGCCAGCGCACGCCGATCGAGCGGGCCAACGGCGTCCTGCGCGCCCTCGCGCTTCCTGCAGGCACCCATCAGGTGGTGATGCGTTTTCGTCCGGCCTCGTTGCAGTGGGGCGCAGGGATCTCTCTGGTGATCCTTTTGGGAGCAGTAGGAGGCTTAGTCATCACGCAGTCGTTAGGAGATGTAAAGAAGGACTTTTTACTCTCTATCTGAGCAATATGATCGCTATCCGTCTCCCGCTTTCAGCGAACTGCCACACCTACTCTAGGAAAGCATATCCCTCGGCGAGATGTGGCTTTGCAAACCACACGTCGCAATATGGATGAGCGCTATTCCCGCAAGGCGTCCGCCTGGCTGACATCCTCCCAAGGTACGGCTAAGTCAAGCCGGCCAATCTGCCCGTATACGGCCAGGCGGCGATAGAAGTTGCCCCCACAACGAGCTACCACATCTCGCAAACCAAAGCGGCGCACAATGCCTCCTGGTCGGAAATCGAACCAGTTCATGAGCCGTCGCGCTAGTTCGTCATCAGGCAACCGGCCCGTGCCAAAGGTCTCAACCCGCAGGCTAATCGGACGGGCCAAGCCGATGGCGTAGCTAATCTGCACCTCACAATGAGTGGCCAGCCCGGCAGCAACGATGTTCTTGGCCGCGTAGCGGGCAGCATAAGCTCCCGTTCTGTCGACACGCAAGGGATCTTTGCCGCTGAGGGCAGCACTGCCCTGACGGGTAAAACCACCGTAGGTATCTATGCTGTGCTTGCGGCCGGTCAAACCGGTATGAAGCAAAGGTCCTCCTTCTTCGACCACACCTTCTGGATTGATGCGGATGAGCGTATGCTCATCCGGCCGCACCTCCTCCTCGGCAAAGACGGGTTGGATCACCAACTCGAGCAGATCGCGCTGGAGTCCCTCCAAAAATGGCTTCTTTGTGTATTGTGTGGCGATAAGGGTGATGCTATGGATGCGGCGAGGGGTGTGATCTTCAAAAACCACTGCTACCTGGCATTTGCCGTCCGGCGTCAGGTAGTCCAGCCCGCTGTGGCGTGCCTTGTCCAACTGGCGCACCAGGCGATGTGCCAGCCAAATAGGTAGCGGCAACAAGGCTGGGGTATGCGTGCAGGCATAGCCGAACACTGTCACATTGTCCTGTGCAGTCAGGCGGTTCAGCGCTTCATCGTCTAACAGCATCTCGTCCAGCCGAGATTCAAGCCTAGGCAACGCATTAATGTTGGTCAGGATAGTACAAGTATACCCGTTGAAATTGCCGCGGTTGTAGCCAACCTTCAAGATCACCTCACGCACGGTGTGAGGCACATCCACCATGGCTTCCGAAGCTGCCTTAACGGCGACGAACACGATGCCGGTAGAAACAGCGCATTCGGCCGTCACTCGGGACAGACGATCCTGATAGAGATATTGGTCCACCAGTGCGTCGCTGATCTGATCGCACAGCTTGTCCGGATGCCCCTCGGTGACTGATTCGGAGGTGAAGACGTAAGACGAAGTCATGAGCATCCCTCTTGCGCGTTGGAATGCACCAGGGCATTGGTTGATGCGGACGCGCGAGTTATCTTGCGCAGTTCGTTGATGAAGAGAGGCACAACACCGCTAATGAGGGAGATCCCCCAATCGGTTAGGCCTAGAGGTCCAGCGCCTACTAGACTGCGCAGGCCGGGCATGAATACGGCCAGGCTTTGTAGCGTTATGCCGCCGGCGATGGCCATGCCCAGGTACGGGTTGGGCGAGAGAGGTTGACCGCAAAAGAGGCCACTGCATTCCGAACGGCAGCTCAAAGCGTGCAATAGCTGGGCGACGGTCAGCGAGGTGAAAGCCATACCGCTTGCGCGTGGGCCGATACCGTAACGCGCCAGACCCCAGCCATAGGCAGCCAACGCGCTGGCGGTCAATAGCGCGCCTTCGAAGATGATGTTGTGGATATCGCTACGGCTGAACATGGGCGTCTCCGCTTCGCGCGGGGTCCGTTGCATGACGTCTGTTTCGGGCGGCTCTACGCCCAACGCCAGCTCGGGGAAGATGTCGCTGACCAGGTTGATCCACAACAGCTGCATGGGGTTCAACGGCTCGCCCAGACCAAATAGGACACCAGCAGCCGTGAGCATGATCTCGCTGATATTGCTGGAGAGGATGAAGTGTACAGCCTTCTTGATGTCGTCATAGATGGTGCGCCCTTGCTCAATGGCAATAATCAGTCGGCTCAGGTCATCGTCGGCTATGACGATGTCGGCTACTTCCTGCGCGACGCG
It encodes:
- a CDS encoding MoxR family ATPase, which gives rise to MTNTAKVQRIARAVRENVAQVIVGKDEVVELLLVALLCEGHVLLEDVPGIGKTTLAKTLARSLGCTFQRIQFTPDLLPSDITGVSVFNQKTGEFEYRPGPVMAQIVLADEINRAGPRTQSALLEAMEERQVTVDGVTRPLPRPFLVLATQNPVELEGTFPLPEAQVDRFLMRVAIGYPDREEERTILRRFRADDPLSRIEPVVTAEEIRQASAICRQVYVHPALEDYILDMVRASRSDPAIALGVSPRGSLALHRTSQALAALRGRSYVIPDDVKHLAIPVLAHRLILSSEARLRGRSAVEVLKELLERVAVPVEEVWEEGALGS
- a CDS encoding DUF6062 family protein; this translates as MASLPSPHSRAYHDLLEALSQAGCPICRLGQQVAAQHLDRLLYESVNDPGVRERIRTARGLCHRHAWMMAAIRGGNLGIALIYRDVLDTVLQELGRETSDERRRLWPLSPSEGAEVAGRLAPQGPCPVCVHQEEMERIYLRELLRRLGDARLEPAFASSAGLCLPHLRQALAQAGDDEQRRSLLAAQRAIWQRLLAELNEFIRKNDYRFRHEGFGPEGDSWLRALASLSGDR
- a CDS encoding DUF4129 domain-containing protein, whose amino-acid sequence is MSWDRWNWLKGVMLPLAVAVLRACWLWLWLELFRRWFTPSYSGALLSMPLLIGLFLSALAVTRRAGGVQIPSGLCRQRLMVAGSGLLALALVLWWQFYGQQYRLWDVRWVSALGLRLTHWGEEVPAPIVTLLAGAYLWLRGVQGGQCPLTHEDVWGTFVAGFVALTLAVIATNAAGGDLPAGTGRTVLIFFATGMAALAFSSLEAARASGRRQAEAELKLNRYWLASVASVIAGLLALGLILSVLIAPETVARALSGASVLLNVLGQLLYYLLYVVAYLVFLILEPLIHWLRSQFGTSSPREPLQVPDFQRQFEEMARGQPIGVSPALTEAFRWIGLTALILAIAMAFVLALQRFWAQMQDEVDETRELILSRDLLAAQLSRLWRHWLERWRRAPARVLNPFLSLEGEPDTRRAIRAIYQALLAMAGERGVPRARGQTPIEYRDTLVGLFPNAPGALDTVTDEYVQARYNPDVPTVEHAERARQSWEELRAALAARDGHEA
- a CDS encoding YfhO family protein; translated protein: MARHLRTRYGTHLLDALLLAALCLLFFWRDLTPIWADRRSFAAGDFTDHFYAFARYEASRLHAGHLPLWNPYTYAGHPFLADIQSAVFYPVRLLTILLTWLAGRSFSLHALELEALAHFPLVAISTYWLARRWTDSRVGGLVTAITFTFSGYLTSYPPLQLAILETQAWMPLILLCLDLAGIRLAAGDRRAAARWSVAAGLLWGISILAGHPQAALLVGYGSLAFALFRLLPPAPISNLGFVALFGLVGLGTAMVQLLPSWEFMRLSTRASISFAEAGSGFTPYDLLQLILPAVAVPFPALYVGVLPLGLAVVAFVRSIERPPHTGRETPDAAFLPPLYSTSYLYFWGGIGLLALLLSFGKLLPVYQVFYLLAPGWRWFRHQERAVVWTVWAIALLAGYGAAWLTALRSSTETDESRLMDRRLWRGLIRGYAWAALGALALALLFFAGYQAGREALWGFTAATLFLASLLGLSAMAARYRHPALLCGVLVLDLFTLNVGHHSGAAIADPFPPNPVLTVPLADAEPFRIVNEGQLPENYGMVYGLEDLGGESPLRLARYQTFLDHVPRARAWRLLNVRYVLTDREELDMPAERVAIGEGQNGRPVYLYRLTDSGARAWLAGEVVIEPDEDRLWQRLASDDFDPARQVLLPSLPEGFHAESKAGCDGRIVWQERRPEFLMLEVSTARPCVLVLSELDYPGWQALVNGQRTPIERANGVLRALALPAGTHQVVMRFRPASLQWGAGISLVILLGAVGGLVITQSLGDVKKDFLLSI
- a CDS encoding tellurium resistance protein TerC, encoding MTTILVVVQLVFLEGVLSLDNAAVLGAMAASLPDNLPVPWPRWWSAFGHALDQLLGPQQTAALRVGLFGAYLGRGLMLILATWVIRHPWLKLLGALYLLKLAAANLSRPDGPAEPSLTTAGVSRFWQTVLAIELTDLTFSLDNVVAVVALSDRLLVVVMGVALGILMMRFAAGVFAYLVQREPILERTAYVLVLNISIELLLEEFTYVHLSDLAKFVVSASTLGLAIAYAHLRPLRVFAPALQMASRCLGIVNEGMEWIIASVKTLYSASFGPAEVTDAADRNPPGLTDLTRGE
- a CDS encoding DUF58 domain-containing protein → MSKTWWGVIALVALVSVLLRHDLLFLMSLLMALVGLASLLWTRYCLAGVSYRRRFGSTRLFFGEETDLYVEIVNAKPLPLAWLRAEDEFPADLEIAPGRVHYSHLPRRRVLVNLLSLRWYEKVTRHYRLRGTRRGAWQFGPVEISSGDIFGFAVQREKLPDKQFVFVYPRIVPLTALGLPARHPFGDFKTPRREIEDPIRLMGAREYVPGDSFRYIHWKATARRQALQTKVFEPSASRPLAIFLNVNTFDRVYEGIDPELQEFAIMTAASIARWAWEEGHPVGLYVNSVAQPGGERIRIRPGSHPDQLFWILEALAKVVGYGRWPIEAVTLLESRGLRYGTTIVVVTPVINDRLCEVLMDLQRRELGAALVALGKARLDRPLPGVRYYHVGGQETWRELGSLELA
- a CDS encoding MFS transporter, giving the protein MAQPALDSLQMKHQLEASRIALKFVLLLGIVSLFADMTYEGARSITGPFLAALGASATAVGIVAGLGELIGYGLRLVSGYISDRTGRYWAITLGGYALNLMAVPLLALAGRWELAAALMIAERMGKAIRTPARDAMLSHATKEIGRGWGFGLHEALDQLGAMLGPLLVAAVLYLKGGYQLGFAALLVPALLAISVLLLARWLYPRPRELEVGTPALETRGFTPRFWLYLAAVALIAAGYADFPLIAYHFEKAIVVSKPWIPIFYAVAMGVDALAALLFGRLFDRAGVFILAVAALLSSLFAPLVFLGSFYFALIGMVVWGIGMGAQESIMRAAIAEMVPPDRRGAAYGVFNTGYGLFWFGGSALMGVLYDVSLPSLIGFSVGAQLASVPLFLLVRKARR
- a CDS encoding cation-translocating P-type ATPase C-terminal domain-containing protein, with product MLTAAGVLFGLGEPLNPMQLLWINLVSDIFPELALGVEPPETDVMQRTPREAETPMFSRSDIHNIIFEGALLTASALAAYGWGLARYGIGPRASGMAFTSLTVAQLLHALSCRSECSGLFCGQPLSPNPYLGMAIAGGITLQSLAVFMPGLRSLVGAGPLGLTDWGISLISGVVPLFINELRKITRASASTNALVHSNAQEGCS
- the metK gene encoding methionine adenosyltransferase translates to MTSSYVFTSESVTEGHPDKLCDQISDALVDQYLYQDRLSRVTAECAVSTGIVFVAVKAASEAMVDVPHTVREVILKVGYNRGNFNGYTCTILTNINALPRLESRLDEMLLDDEALNRLTAQDNVTVFGYACTHTPALLPLPIWLAHRLVRQLDKARHSGLDYLTPDGKCQVAVVFEDHTPRRIHSITLIATQYTKKPFLEGLQRDLLELVIQPVFAEEEVRPDEHTLIRINPEGVVEEGGPLLHTGLTGRKHSIDTYGGFTRQGSAALSGKDPLRVDRTGAYAARYAAKNIVAAGLATHCEVQISYAIGLARPISLRVETFGTGRLPDDELARRLMNWFDFRPGGIVRRFGLRDVVARCGGNFYRRLAVYGQIGRLDLAVPWEDVSQADALRE